From the Marinomonas sp. THO17 genome, one window contains:
- the fliQ gene encoding flagellar biosynthesis protein FliQ, with translation MNPQVVLDLYGQGFYLIVLIVGVVMMPSLLVGLLVSVFQAATQINEQTLSFLPRLIVTILVIMQLGPWILTELVDFTTDLFINIPMIIG, from the coding sequence ATGAATCCACAAGTGGTATTGGATCTTTATGGGCAGGGTTTTTATCTGATTGTGTTGATTGTCGGAGTGGTAATGATGCCTAGCTTGCTGGTTGGTCTTTTGGTGAGTGTTTTTCAGGCCGCTACTCAGATTAATGAACAAACGTTATCCTTTTTACCTAGGTTAATAGTCACTATCTTGGTAATTATGCAGTTAGGCCCTTGGATTCTTACTGAATTGGTGGATTTTACTACTGATCTTTTCATTAATATCCCTATGATAATAGGCTAA
- the flhB gene encoding flagellar biosynthesis protein FlhB: protein MAENEDGSEKTESASSKKLQDARNKGNIPRSKDLSTALLLVVAAVTLYGTGTLLVKDLAILFDFNFLVERKDLFDLNRMVFHLYESVVAMMDSMVLLMSVLAAAGVIGSIALGGLNFSWEPLIPKLSKMDPIAGLKRMFSVQSLVELLKSVAKVSLVTLISVLVTLHFLPETLGLTFQNIQLALEHGVDIIIWSFIFVTLALVLIAAIDVPFQVWSHKEKLKMTKQEVKDEFKQQEGDPLVRGRIRQLQRQAAMSRMMSDVPEADVIITNPTHFSVALKYDQVSGSAPVLLAKGGDFIALKIREVGNHYDIPVIQSPALARAVYHHTEIGEEIPQGLFKVVAQLLAYVYQLRNARTGAPMPESMPDLDVPDEFQWDGN from the coding sequence ATGGCTGAAAACGAAGACGGTAGTGAAAAAACGGAAAGTGCCAGTAGTAAGAAACTCCAAGACGCACGTAACAAAGGCAATATTCCCCGTTCAAAAGACCTTAGCACGGCTTTGTTGTTAGTTGTCGCCGCTGTCACCTTGTATGGAACAGGTACTCTTTTGGTAAAGGATCTAGCCATTCTATTCGACTTTAATTTTCTCGTTGAACGAAAAGACTTGTTTGATTTGAACCGTATGGTTTTTCATCTCTATGAGTCTGTGGTTGCTATGATGGACTCCATGGTACTTCTTATGTCGGTGTTGGCTGCTGCAGGTGTTATTGGCAGTATTGCTTTGGGTGGGTTGAACTTTTCATGGGAGCCACTGATTCCTAAACTGAGTAAAATGGATCCGATTGCTGGATTAAAGCGAATGTTCTCAGTGCAATCTTTAGTGGAATTGCTCAAGTCGGTTGCTAAGGTTAGTTTGGTGACTTTGATTTCAGTGTTGGTGACTTTGCATTTTTTGCCGGAAACCCTTGGGCTAACTTTTCAGAATATCCAGTTAGCCCTAGAGCATGGTGTTGATATCATTATTTGGTCATTTATTTTTGTGACGCTGGCCTTGGTTTTGATTGCTGCCATTGATGTGCCTTTTCAAGTGTGGTCGCACAAAGAAAAGTTGAAAATGACCAAACAGGAAGTGAAAGACGAATTTAAACAACAAGAAGGTGACCCTCTGGTCCGTGGGCGTATTCGTCAACTTCAGCGACAGGCGGCAATGAGTCGAATGATGTCAGATGTGCCTGAAGCGGATGTAATTATTACTAACCCGACGCATTTTTCTGTTGCGCTCAAATACGACCAAGTGAGTGGCTCTGCGCCCGTATTATTGGCGAAGGGGGGTGATTTTATTGCTCTGAAAATACGAGAGGTAGGCAATCATTATGATATCCCTGTGATACAATCGCCAGCGCTGGCGCGTGCGGTATATCATCATACGGAGATTGGTGAAGAGATACCGCAAGGTTTGTTTAAAGTGGTGGCTCAGTTATTGGCTTATG
- the fliO gene encoding flagellar biosynthetic protein FliO: MQEVSATASLWKVALSLLVIIAFIPASLWLLKRFQLAQMKLGKTDIKILSVQSLGTKEKLMLVEVENEKVLLGVTSHTITHLKSFPKRGRPFDSELVQAQHEQVRQSQGDDK, encoded by the coding sequence ATGCAAGAAGTGTCTGCTACTGCTTCCTTGTGGAAAGTTGCTTTATCTTTGTTGGTGATTATTGCTTTTATACCTGCCAGTTTGTGGTTGTTGAAGCGATTTCAGCTGGCGCAAATGAAATTGGGTAAGACGGATATTAAGATTCTGAGTGTTCAGTCTTTGGGAACAAAAGAGAAGCTAATGTTAGTTGAAGTAGAGAATGAAAAGGTATTGCTTGGCGTGACCAGTCATACCATTACCCATCTCAAGAGCTTTCCTAAGCGAGGCCGCCCCTTTGACTCTGAGCTCGTACAAGCGCAGCATGAGCAAGTTCGTCAGTCTCAAGGCGATGACAAATGA
- the fliP gene encoding flagellar type III secretion system pore protein FliP (The bacterial flagellar biogenesis protein FliP forms a type III secretion system (T3SS)-type pore required for flagellar assembly.) produces the protein MKRIVFLLCLLFLPVLAWAETGLPAVKLVTNPDGSQEYSVSLQILFIMTALTLLPAALMMMTSFTRIVVVLAILRQAIGLQQTPSNQIMIGMALFLTLFIMTPTLNQVNQVALQPYLNDEMTSVQAVEAASVPMRDFMLAQTREDDINLFVKLAGQEGTIDSLDNLPFTILMPAFVTSELKTAFQIGFMIFIPFLIVDMVVASVLMAMGMMMLSPIIISLPFKIMLFVMVDGWAMIMGTLAASFGI, from the coding sequence ATGAAGCGTATCGTATTTTTACTTTGTCTATTGTTTCTCCCTGTGTTGGCTTGGGCAGAAACTGGCTTACCAGCGGTTAAATTAGTGACCAATCCTGACGGCAGTCAGGAGTATTCTGTTTCCTTGCAAATCCTTTTCATCATGACGGCGTTGACCTTGCTGCCAGCAGCGTTAATGATGATGACTTCCTTCACCCGTATTGTGGTGGTGTTGGCTATTCTGCGGCAGGCGATAGGTTTGCAGCAAACACCCTCGAATCAAATTATGATTGGGATGGCATTGTTTTTGACACTGTTTATTATGACACCGACCCTGAATCAGGTGAACCAAGTGGCGTTGCAGCCTTATCTGAATGATGAAATGACCTCGGTGCAAGCGGTAGAAGCAGCCTCTGTTCCTATGCGTGATTTTATGCTGGCGCAAACCCGAGAAGACGATATCAATTTATTTGTTAAGTTAGCAGGGCAGGAAGGTACTATCGACTCGCTTGATAATCTGCCTTTTACTATTTTGATGCCAGCTTTTGTGACCAGTGAGTTAAAAACAGCTTTCCAAATAGGTTTTATGATCTTTATTCCTTTCTTGATCGTTGACATGGTGGTGGCCAGTGTTTTGATGGCGATGGGTATGATGATGTTGTCGCCTATTATTATCTCATTACCTTTTAAAATTATGTTGTTTGTCATGGTGGATGGTTGGGCTATGATAATGGGGACACTAGCGGCGAGTTTTGGGATCTAA
- the fliN gene encoding flagellar motor switch protein FliN: MAEEQSPDQEGMDENLADEWAAAMSEAGETDDSDEGAVDDEWAAAMNEQDVQPAKLETLTVPNVPEGGIGSDLDLIMDIPVVLSMELGNTEIAIRNLMQLTQGSVVELDRFAGEPLDVLVNGTLIAHGEVVVVNDKYGIRLTDVVSPSERIKRLK; this comes from the coding sequence ATGGCAGAAGAGCAATCCCCAGATCAAGAAGGAATGGACGAGAACCTCGCGGATGAATGGGCAGCGGCAATGTCTGAAGCTGGGGAAACTGATGATTCAGACGAAGGCGCGGTTGATGATGAATGGGCCGCAGCGATGAATGAGCAGGACGTTCAGCCTGCCAAGTTGGAAACTTTAACTGTACCGAACGTTCCTGAAGGCGGAATTGGCTCGGATTTAGATTTGATCATGGATATTCCTGTGGTCTTGTCGATGGAGTTAGGAAATACAGAAATCGCTATTCGTAACCTAATGCAATTAACACAGGGGTCTGTGGTTGAGCTGGATAGATTTGCTGGTGAGCCATTGGACGTTTTGGTGAATGGTACCCTTATTGCTCATGGAGAAGTGGTGGTCGTTAACGACAAGTATGGTATTCGATTAACGGATGTTGTAAGTCCTTCCGAGCGAATCAAAAGATTGAAATAG
- a CDS encoding flagellar hook-length control protein FliK, protein MRTDSNSLLSISAPSTAKKAPINRVPERNGTAFSDDFSRAKEAFSPKKDSHDQPSNISEARTKSASHDQNTVMEARRSRNEGQQKASSELATQNAKKDGQQTLSSSSKTTDDSNKVAVKNDESFGSDGENGGKNLQLSGEASPKQTTDVNQEKVKQTVIDASQVAGAVKQAAVDSTQSQLLSTEIEQASVNASGVTANVVQGQANNELQLAQQAVDVVTGDSSLQSVSQHRENVVQVMLDGQLIGKPSADLSLTEEQLESLNADQIAALQAQSALSLKMEKEGVANTELSPELIASLSGETGLTEEQKAALTLATVQATTQIDEIQQQVKPTAVAAAVSAGMAVSADSAEAAVDGQLSWVLDQMTSSSKQTNQDGLTAGMLADQAAKDNAKQALLAGAGLAMTANKLNGELTGSAATEMLDGVDLETIDMMPNEPIELRKKEHEAMLSKMAGQNPLPDDVAMFNSSLNQQQLGRVMGAAGVASQLATPNQAAMNMAMSVPPGHPNWAAEMGQKVAWIAREGGHTAHIRLDPPELGSLTVKVSVDNDANTQINFVAATSQARDLLEGQMGRLRDMLAQQGMDLSRAEVDVSQQDASGAQKDPRQATLVASNDAALDEQGEEEMSTAMMSYVSPTGVDYYA, encoded by the coding sequence ATGCGCACAGATTCTAACAGCTTATTATCGATTTCGGCTCCGTCGACAGCTAAAAAAGCCCCAATCAATCGCGTGCCAGAACGTAACGGAACGGCGTTTTCGGATGATTTTTCCCGTGCTAAAGAAGCTTTTTCGCCAAAAAAAGACTCTCATGACCAACCATCTAACATCAGCGAAGCCCGCACAAAGTCAGCATCTCATGATCAAAATACTGTGATGGAAGCCCGTCGATCTCGGAACGAAGGCCAACAGAAAGCCTCTTCTGAATTGGCTACTCAAAATGCCAAAAAAGATGGGCAGCAGACCTTATCTTCTTCCTCGAAGACGACTGATGATAGTAACAAGGTAGCAGTAAAAAATGATGAATCCTTTGGTTCGGATGGGGAGAATGGCGGCAAAAACTTGCAGTTAAGTGGCGAAGCTTCTCCAAAACAAACGACAGATGTAAATCAAGAAAAAGTTAAGCAAACCGTTATTGATGCCTCGCAAGTTGCCGGCGCAGTAAAACAAGCGGCCGTTGATTCGACTCAGTCTCAGTTATTGTCAACGGAAATTGAGCAAGCTAGTGTCAATGCATCTGGTGTAACGGCGAATGTTGTGCAAGGTCAGGCGAATAATGAATTACAGCTTGCTCAGCAAGCAGTGGATGTTGTGACAGGAGACAGTTCACTTCAATCAGTGTCACAGCACCGAGAAAATGTTGTTCAGGTTATGCTAGATGGACAACTAATAGGTAAGCCTTCAGCAGATTTATCCCTTACTGAAGAGCAATTAGAAAGTTTAAATGCCGATCAAATTGCTGCTTTGCAAGCACAATCAGCGTTATCACTGAAGATGGAGAAAGAAGGTGTCGCTAATACTGAATTGTCTCCTGAATTAATTGCATCCCTTAGTGGTGAAACTGGCTTAACAGAAGAACAAAAGGCTGCGCTTACGTTAGCTACTGTTCAAGCCACAACTCAAATAGATGAGATCCAACAGCAGGTTAAGCCTACAGCGGTTGCGGCTGCAGTTTCTGCTGGAATGGCTGTTTCTGCTGATAGCGCGGAAGCGGCGGTTGATGGTCAATTGTCATGGGTATTGGACCAAATGACCAGCTCGTCAAAGCAGACCAATCAAGATGGTTTGACGGCGGGGATGTTAGCCGATCAAGCGGCCAAAGATAACGCTAAGCAAGCACTTCTTGCTGGCGCTGGACTTGCTATGACGGCAAATAAACTGAATGGTGAACTCACTGGCTCTGCAGCGACAGAGATGTTAGATGGAGTGGATCTTGAAACGATCGATATGATGCCTAACGAGCCAATTGAATTGCGTAAAAAAGAGCACGAAGCCATGTTGAGTAAAATGGCTGGGCAAAACCCTCTTCCTGACGATGTCGCTATGTTTAATTCATCTCTTAATCAACAGCAGCTTGGGCGCGTGATGGGCGCGGCGGGTGTTGCCAGTCAATTAGCGACACCAAATCAGGCTGCTATGAATATGGCAATGAGTGTGCCGCCGGGTCACCCTAACTGGGCTGCTGAAATGGGTCAGAAAGTGGCATGGATTGCTCGCGAGGGTGGGCATACTGCTCATATTCGTTTGGATCCTCCAGAGCTTGGTAGCTTAACGGTTAAGGTGTCAGTAGATAATGATGCGAATACGCAAATTAACTTTGTCGCAGCTACGTCGCAGGCTCGAGATCTTTTAGAAGGTCAAATGGGACGTTTGCGTGACATGTTGGCACAACAAGGTATGGATTTGAGTCGTGCGGAAGTAGATGTATCACAGCAAGATGCCTCAGGAGCACAAAAAGATCCACGACAAGCGACACTTGTTGCTAGTAATGATGCGGCCTTAGATGAGCAGGGAGAGGAAGAAATGTCGACCGCTATGATGTCTTATGTATCACCTACAGGGGTGGATTATTATGCTTAA
- a CDS encoding SpoIIE family protein phosphatase, whose amino-acid sequence MEQILNILIADDNPSDRILLKAILSQFGHNVISAEDGQDAVDKFDPNTIQLVCLDVKMPRKDGWEAALEIQRAAGNVFVPIIFLSGVADPVALSNCLRIGGTDFISKPYNPALITAKLNAIVRLLVMQKTLEEQRDAMSLYNEQLVHDQNVAKVVYENITHSNCLKDPAISTVHYGTHTFNGDVILAAYKPNGGMHILLGDFTGHGLSAAIGALPLADIFFDWTKKGFLMRQIIPEINTRLKTILPANMFCSAAFVDIKVNNKSIEIWNGGLPDLLFFSQQSMAPQRFPSKNLPLGILHPDEFECQIDPITFIPGDRLVVFSDGVYEALDKSGVMFCHSILDPFYQGQVEANKALDWLVEQLTEQGVLENPHDDISCLSVCLDTNIGIESPERDMPISHHEAPADFSFEYVLNADSLRNTDPLPYVLQIITTVPGLSSFSSQIFMILSELYSNALEHGVLKLNSDKKSSSDGFSQYYEERERSLANLKEGYVKISVKVTSEGNSRVLVLYVEDSGSGFDYQHINFDMANSELLYNRGLALLDQLCHKLEFSKGGSAVTAYYHWQVGQD is encoded by the coding sequence ATGGAACAGATTCTGAACATTTTGATTGCTGATGATAATCCTTCTGACCGAATTTTGTTGAAGGCCATCTTGAGTCAGTTTGGTCATAATGTAATTTCAGCGGAAGATGGTCAGGATGCAGTCGATAAATTTGATCCAAATACCATTCAATTAGTTTGTTTAGACGTTAAAATGCCGCGTAAAGATGGTTGGGAAGCGGCCCTTGAAATTCAGCGTGCGGCCGGTAATGTTTTTGTTCCCATTATTTTTTTATCCGGTGTTGCAGATCCAGTCGCTTTATCTAATTGTCTGCGAATTGGCGGTACCGATTTTATATCCAAGCCCTACAATCCTGCTCTTATTACTGCCAAGTTAAATGCCATTGTACGCTTGCTGGTAATGCAGAAAACACTCGAAGAACAGCGCGATGCCATGTCATTGTATAATGAGCAATTGGTACATGATCAAAATGTAGCTAAGGTAGTATATGAAAATATTACTCACTCAAATTGCTTGAAAGACCCTGCAATATCAACCGTTCACTATGGTACGCATACCTTTAATGGCGATGTTATTTTAGCTGCTTATAAGCCCAACGGTGGCATGCACATATTACTAGGTGATTTTACCGGGCACGGTTTGTCAGCAGCGATTGGTGCTTTACCACTGGCGGATATCTTTTTTGATTGGACCAAAAAAGGTTTCTTAATGCGGCAGATCATTCCAGAGATTAATACTAGATTAAAGACTATCTTACCTGCCAATATGTTTTGCAGTGCAGCCTTTGTCGATATAAAAGTGAACAACAAAAGTATCGAGATTTGGAATGGTGGTTTGCCAGATTTACTGTTTTTTTCTCAGCAATCTATGGCACCGCAGCGCTTTCCCTCTAAAAACCTTCCCTTGGGCATTTTGCATCCCGACGAATTTGAGTGTCAGATCGATCCTATTACCTTTATTCCAGGTGATCGTTTAGTAGTGTTTTCCGATGGTGTTTACGAAGCGCTAGATAAATCTGGAGTGATGTTTTGTCATTCGATATTGGATCCTTTTTATCAAGGTCAGGTTGAGGCGAATAAGGCCTTAGACTGGTTGGTAGAGCAGCTTACGGAGCAGGGGGTATTAGAAAACCCTCATGACGATATTTCTTGTTTGAGTGTGTGTCTTGACACCAATATAGGTATCGAATCGCCAGAACGAGATATGCCGATTAGTCATCATGAGGCACCAGCAGATTTTTCGTTTGAATACGTTTTGAATGCCGACTCCCTTCGTAATACTGACCCATTGCCTTATGTATTACAGATTATTACCACAGTGCCTGGTTTAAGCAGTTTTTCCAGTCAGATTTTTATGATCTTGTCAGAGCTTTATTCTAATGCTCTTGAGCATGGCGTGCTTAAGTTAAACTCAGACAAAAAGAGTTCCAGTGATGGCTTTTCCCAATATTACGAAGAACGTGAAAGGAGTTTGGCAAATCTTAAAGAAGGGTATGTCAAAATATCGGTGAAAGTCACCTCAGAAGGCAATAGTAGGGTGCTGGTCTTATATGTTGAAGACAGTGGTTCGGGTTTTGATTACCAACACATCAATTTTGATATGGCGAACAGTGAACTGCTTTACAATCGTGGCTTGGCTTTGTTGGATCAGCTTTGTCATAAACTGGAATTTTCTAAGGGAGGAAGTGCTGTTACTGCTTATTATCACTGGCAAGTTGGACAGGATTAA
- a CDS encoding STAS domain-containing protein, which yields MVESSFNDKTKCLTIVINGRFDYSCHKSFKEAFVSVKKASAYEIDFSNVSYLDSSALGMLLLLRDHAGGEKASVILKKPNGAVLDILKIANFHRLFDIQE from the coding sequence GTGGTTGAAAGCTCTTTTAATGATAAAACAAAATGTCTAACGATTGTTATTAATGGACGTTTTGATTACAGCTGTCATAAGTCGTTTAAAGAAGCCTTTGTTTCAGTCAAGAAAGCGAGCGCCTACGAGATTGATTTTAGTAATGTCAGCTATTTAGACAGTTCGGCATTGGGTATGTTGTTATTGTTAAGAGATCATGCTGGTGGTGAAAAAGCGAGTGTTATTTTGAAGAAGCCTAATGGTGCAGTATTAGATATCTTGAAAATAGCAAATTTCCATAGGTTATTTGATATCCAAGAGTAG
- the fliR gene encoding flagellar biosynthetic protein FliR → MLELDPQQLLELTISFLLPFFRIGAFFMALPLFGSRLVSTPVRAAFAFVVSIIITPVINVPNYDPISPAYIVLIAEQLVIGFVLGFVVTILFQLFSLAGQLAAMKAGLGFAMSNDPANGISVATMGQYYLSMVALAFLGTNGHLVMIEYLAESFRYWPIGAGFDSQRYWQLVLLGGWMFEKALLIVLPLAVVVLIINLAFGVVAKASPQLNIFALGFPIIMLFSLFFFWIMLEEFLRIYALFFEEITNWLKVTWGIQVNG, encoded by the coding sequence ATGCTTGAGCTTGACCCACAACAGTTACTCGAGTTAACCATCAGTTTCTTGTTGCCTTTCTTTCGTATAGGCGCCTTCTTTATGGCGCTTCCTCTATTTGGTAGTCGTCTAGTTAGTACCCCAGTACGTGCAGCTTTTGCTTTTGTTGTGTCTATTATCATTACTCCAGTGATTAACGTGCCGAATTATGACCCAATTTCCCCTGCTTATATTGTGTTGATTGCAGAGCAGTTAGTGATTGGTTTTGTGCTTGGTTTTGTGGTGACAATTCTCTTTCAGTTATTTTCTTTAGCAGGACAATTAGCCGCTATGAAAGCAGGTCTTGGTTTTGCTATGTCCAACGATCCTGCTAACGGTATTTCAGTAGCGACCATGGGGCAATATTATTTGTCTATGGTGGCTTTGGCGTTTCTCGGTACCAATGGTCATTTGGTAATGATTGAATATTTGGCTGAAAGCTTTCGTTATTGGCCCATTGGGGCTGGGTTTGATAGTCAGCGTTATTGGCAATTAGTGCTGTTGGGTGGTTGGATGTTTGAAAAGGCTTTGTTGATTGTGTTGCCATTGGCGGTTGTGGTGCTGATTATCAACTTGGCATTTGGTGTGGTGGCTAAGGCATCACCACAACTCAATATCTTTGCGTTAGGTTTTCCTATCATAATGCTGTTTTCCTTATTCTTCTTTTGGATTATGCTGGAAGAGTTCTTGCGTATTTATGCGCTTTTCTTCGAAGAAATTACCAACTGGTTGAAGGTTACTTGGGGGATTCAGGTTAATGGCTGA
- a CDS encoding flagellar basal body-associated FliL family protein, producing MAEEDGLDIGSEEGASGGKKKLIIIIALVVVLLGGGAAAYFLLFSGSEAPADSAEAEAAALAAEPSIYLALEPAFTIDMMVNGRQRYVQLNMTVKSKNKEQMEAVTQHMPLIRNSLVLLFSSQSFDELRTTEGKDMLKIAALDAINGILEQETGQGGIDGVLFTNFVMQ from the coding sequence ATGGCTGAAGAAGATGGTTTAGATATTGGTTCCGAGGAAGGAGCGTCTGGTGGCAAGAAGAAACTTATTATCATCATTGCTTTGGTTGTCGTTCTTTTGGGTGGTGGTGCAGCGGCGTATTTTCTTTTGTTTAGTGGTTCTGAAGCACCTGCAGATTCCGCAGAGGCTGAAGCGGCGGCTTTAGCAGCAGAACCGTCGATTTATCTAGCATTAGAGCCGGCTTTTACCATAGATATGATGGTGAATGGACGACAACGTTATGTGCAGTTAAATATGACGGTTAAATCAAAAAATAAAGAACAAATGGAAGCAGTTACTCAACATATGCCTTTGATACGTAATAGTTTGGTATTGTTGTTTTCTAGTCAATCGTTTGATGAACTTAGAACAACCGAGGGGAAAGATATGCTGAAAATCGCAGCCCTGGATGCCATTAATGGTATTTTGGAGCAAGAAACTGGGCAAGGCGGCATTGATGGTGTTCTTTTTACTAACTTTGTGATGCAGTAA
- the fliM gene encoding flagellar motor switch protein FliM — MSAQDLLSQDEIDALLHGADEKPADDDNADANGVASYDITSQERIVRGRMPTLEMINERFARYTRISLFNMLRRTADVSSGGLQVMKFGEYVHTLYVPTSLNLVKFRPLRSTALFILDAKLVFKLVDNFFGGDGRHAKIEGREFTPTEIRIVQLMLEQVFVDLTEAWAPVLKLELEYISSEVNPAMANIVSPSEVVVVSTFHIELDGGGGELHITLPYSMIEPVRELLDAGVQSDVDEKDDRWGKSLEQDVKDIDVKLSVNVANKKATLGEVLKFKAGDIIPVEMPEFVTVRANGVPSFKGKLGVSNERYSIQVTENIKPNKVTK; from the coding sequence ATGTCGGCTCAAGATCTTTTATCCCAGGACGAAATTGATGCACTCTTACATGGTGCTGATGAGAAGCCAGCCGACGATGATAACGCCGATGCAAATGGTGTCGCTTCCTATGACATAACCAGTCAAGAGCGAATTGTTCGAGGTCGCATGCCGACCTTAGAAATGATTAATGAACGATTTGCTCGTTATACTCGGATCAGTTTATTTAATATGCTCCGACGCACTGCCGATGTGTCTTCAGGCGGATTGCAGGTTATGAAATTTGGGGAGTATGTGCATACCCTGTATGTTCCAACCAGTTTAAACTTAGTAAAATTTCGTCCGTTGCGAAGTACTGCGTTGTTTATTCTTGATGCCAAATTAGTATTCAAGCTGGTAGACAACTTTTTTGGTGGTGATGGTCGTCATGCTAAAATTGAAGGCCGTGAGTTTACCCCAACTGAGATTCGAATTGTTCAGCTTATGCTTGAGCAAGTGTTTGTGGATCTGACTGAGGCTTGGGCACCTGTTTTAAAATTGGAATTAGAATACATTAGTTCCGAAGTGAACCCAGCCATGGCAAACATAGTTAGCCCTAGTGAAGTGGTAGTGGTGTCTACATTCCATATTGAATTAGATGGTGGCGGTGGCGAACTGCACATTACTTTACCTTACTCCATGATTGAGCCAGTGCGTGAATTATTGGACGCAGGCGTACAAAGTGATGTCGATGAAAAAGACGATCGCTGGGGTAAATCTCTTGAACAAGATGTAAAAGACATAGATGTAAAACTCTCAGTGAATGTGGCAAATAAAAAAGCTACACTAGGTGAAGTTTTAAAATTTAAAGCAGGCGATATTATCCCAGTGGAAATGCCTGAGTTTGTTACAGTACGAGCCAATGGTGTGCCGAGTTTTAAAGGTAAATTGGGTGTCAGTAACGAACGCTATTCGATTCAGGTGACGGAAAATATTAAACCGAACAAGGTAACGAAGTAA
- the fliJ gene encoding flagellar export protein FliJ: MKKSRRLQILVDLAQRKEDVVAQQLARDKAKVQQDIQKLEELKEYAQQYESERNLLGLSPYLTTNYQHFVDRVQQAIAQQEAAIERAEQQADMSMRRWLQARSKTQSMDVLKDKNLKAEQAFQDRQEQRETDEFAMRRFLDMSR, translated from the coding sequence ATGAAAAAATCACGTCGTTTGCAAATACTTGTGGATCTTGCCCAGCGTAAAGAGGATGTTGTTGCTCAACAGTTGGCGCGTGATAAGGCAAAAGTTCAGCAAGACATTCAGAAGCTGGAAGAGTTAAAAGAGTATGCTCAACAATATGAGTCAGAACGAAACCTGCTTGGCTTGAGCCCTTATCTTACGACCAATTATCAGCACTTTGTTGATCGTGTGCAACAGGCTATTGCACAACAAGAGGCAGCCATAGAAAGAGCAGAGCAGCAAGCTGATATGAGTATGCGACGTTGGTTACAAGCACGTTCAAAAACACAAAGTATGGATGTTTTGAAAGACAAAAACTTAAAAGCAGAACAAGCTTTTCAAGATAGACAGGAGCAGCGTGAAACGGATGAATTTGCCATGCGTCGTTTTTTGGACATGAGTCGCTAA